The following DNA comes from Terriglobia bacterium.
CTCGTCCTTGAAATGTGACGGCCAGTCAATGAAGCCCCTTACCTTCCGGCCTCTCGACTTCTTCCCCTTCTTCCCTAGAAATCGTCATCCCCATTATTGTCCAGTTGAGCCAGCACAAGCACACCGCCCGGTGGAATAATCAGGTTCATAAAACTGCTTGCCGATTGCCCGTTCAAGGATGCAGTCAGCGGTGTCCCATCATTCATAAACAGGTCGACGCGAACTGTCAGCGGGGACGACCCCGAATTCACGAGAACAACCTCGGTCGCCCATCCTCCGCCGGTCGCGAATTGAGGGAGAATGACCGACCCCGGCCCTCCCACGCCCGCTGAAATGACCGGGACGTTCGTGGGGGGAGCAAGGCTAGTGACCGGCAATGTACTGAAGTTGATCCCGCGAAAACGCAAGCCGACGACAGCCACTGCGATGTCCGAGGTGATCCTCACCGTCCCGTTGAAATCCATGGCAACTTGAGGCACGCTGGAAAAGAGCTCGGTCACAAACTGGGATACCTGGTGGTTCCCCGGCACGGTGATCAGTTTCGTCGCAACGGTCGTTCCATCGGCCTGAACCAGCGTCAGGGTGACATTAGCATCCGCGGTGTTTGGGTTCGTAATGGCGACACCGAGGTTGCGGGAGAGACGCCCATCGGACCTCACAAAAATTAAAGCATCTGTCGTCATGTTTGCAGGCAGGACCCCTGCCTGTGTGGTGGCATTTCCCTCTCTTTCTCCAAAGGTTTCAAACACCACCAGCCCACTGGGGCTGGACGAAGGCGTGACCACCGCAAAACCGGTTTGAACGGGCCCGTTCCCATTGTTTTTGTCGGCCCAGCCCAGAGCCGTCAACGCGAAAAAGGAAGCCAAAATCAATGTAAGCACACGTGTTCCTTTGACCATATGTACACCTCCATTTAATGGTACAAAAAGTTTGGATATTGGATTCGAAATGGAGGAAGCAATTCTCACGCCAAACCCCGGGGACGTCTCAAGCCCGAATCGTCTCCAAGGTCGCGCACCGATCACACATGCAAGTATTGAATATGAGAGGGTTTTTTCAGTCGCGAAATGCTCTCCGCCTTTCAACGAAAATTCGATTTCGAATGTTATTCAGGGTAAGGGGCGACTTCAAACTCAATTCAGAGAAAAATTCCCTGATTACAGCGTCCCTCAGTCGGTAAGTGACGAAATTTGTCGACGTCTCTCTTTGAAATGCGACGCGATTGGGGGTTGCATTGATTCATGGAAGCATTGGGGAGAGTGAGTATTCGAGAGCCGCGGGAGAGCGGGGGATACGGGGTTGGATTGCTGCGAGAATCTTTCGCCGCTTTCTTCAGGCAGGATCTAAATCAGTTCCTGTCTGAGCTTGCCCACCGTTGTCTTCATGACCTTGATTCGCGCGAAAGGTTTGTCATTGGATTCGACGACGGTCCAGGGGGCTCTATGTGTACTCGTCTTCAAAAGCATGTCTTCAACCGCGGGCTGGTAGTCTTCCCATCTTCCCCGGTTGCGCCAATCCTCTTCCGTAAGTTTCCAGGACTTATACGCGATATGCTCACGCTCTTTGAACCGCCGCAGCTGCTCTTCTCGACTGATATGCATCCAGAATTTGAGAATGATCGTGCCGAAATCGAGGAGCTGTCGTTCGAATTGATTGATCTCGCTGTAAGCGCGTTTCCATGAAGGTTCGTCGCAGTATCCTTCCACCCGCTCGACCAGCACGCGCCCGTACCAGGAGCGGTCAAAGATTGCGATCTCCCCGGCAGCCGGCAGCCGGCGCCAAAAACGGTAAAGGTAATGACGGGTCTTGTCGTCGCCTGTGGGCGCCCCGATGGGCCAAACGACATAACCACGCGGATCGATGCGTTCTGTGAGCCGTTTAATCGTCCCTCCCTTCCCCGCGGCATCCCAACCTTCAAACACAATGACCACGGGCCGCTTTTGCTGGTAGGCCTGGTAACAGAGCAGGTGCAACTCGTTTTGAAGCCGTTCCCGCTGGGTGTTATAGCGTGTGTGTGACAAGCGCTGCCTGAGATCGATCAGTTCAAGCATACAATAGCCTCCTTGCAAGATCTTTCTTTGATCCCGCCCGGTGCCGGATTGATCGGCTCCGCGGATTGGTCGCCGGCGAGGGTCTGCCCCATTTGATGGAGCTACGTGGCGGCGACTATCTCTTTCTTCCGTGAAGGTGCCGATGAGTCGGACCCAGCCTTGGCCCGTCCCTTCGCCGGCGGCGGAGCTTGATCACCCAGCCGCACTTCGAGGGCCTGGATGATGGCCTCGAGCACCTTGACTCGACAAAAATGGCGGTCCGTTGCCTCCACCAGGATCCAAGGTGCATGCGGGGCATCCGTGCGGGCGAGCATTTCTTCAACAGCCACGAGGTATTTCTTATATGCCTTATGCTGAGCGGCATCCTCGTCGCTGACCTGCCAGGCCGTCAGCTTGTTCTTGAGCAACCTCTTGATCCGGCGCGATTGTTCTTTCTTGCTGATGTGCAGCCAGAACTTGAGAATCACCGTTCCGTCTGCGGCCAATTGCTCTTCAAATTCCGCGATGTCCTGAAAGGCCCCCTGCCACTCCTGTTTTCGGACACTCTTGGCCACCCGATCGAAGAGCACCCGGCGATACCATGAAGTGTCATAAACAATAATCTGTCCTCGGGCAGGAATTTTCTGCCAGAAACGCCACAGCCAGGGATATTGCAACTCCGCAGTTCGAGGCGGTGTAATCGGGACGACGCGAAACCCGCGGGGATCCATCCGCTCTGCAACGATACGGATGGTGCTTCCCTTCCCCGCCGCGGCCCACCCTTCGAAAACGATGGCGACGGGGATCCCCGCCTGATAAATCGCATGCTCGAGATCGTAGAGCCGGTTTTGCAGCAGCGGCAGACGCCGCTGGCACTCCACCTTCGCGAGCGCCAAATTGAGATTGACCTTTTCGAGCATATTCGTACTCCAAAGCTCCCAGAAGATGGGGTGCTGATTTCATTTTTCACTTCATGAGGATACCCAAGGTTATTTGGAAAGAACAAACCATATAAATAGGACAGCCAGAATCAATAGACCCCATTTTAAAACAGTTCCGAAGACAGGTTCCGCGCCCAGCAGCCTCGATGAGGGATTCATTCCAGGGGCCTTGGGAGTCTCCGCGCCGGGGTTCCTTTCTGACGCCCCAACGGAGGATGGACAGGTATGCGAAGAACCCTGTTCTTCCTCCGTCCTCATTGTATCCGCGACAAACGCCTTCAACATGTCATCGTCCGGCATCTTCGAACTCCTCGTCGCTGACCTTGGCCAGCCGGGGTTTAATTCCATTCCCATTGCAAATCCAGTGAACCGGGGTATCGATCCTCATCTCCGGCATCTCCAAAACTAGAGGCTCCTTACTGGCTGAACACAACCTTTCCCCCCACAATGGTATGAGTCACTTCTGTCTTCGAGATGGCGTGCGAACTGGTCCGGAAGATGTCCTGTGACAGCACCACAACATCCGCGAGCTTGCCGGGTTCAAGCGTCCCCTTTTCACGCTCCTCGAATCCCGCGTAGGCCGCCGTCATGGTATACGCCCGGACGGCGTCTTCGACTGTGATTCGTTCCTCGGGGATCCAGCCGTGGGGGTTCTTCCCGTCGATAGTCTCCCGCGTGACGGCCGCGAAGATCCCCTGAATCGGAGAGAGGGGCGCCACGTTCCAGTCGGAACCAAAAGTTAGGGAAGCGCCGGCGTCAAGCAATGACCGGAAAGCGTATGAAGTTCTGAGACGGCTTCGACCCAGACGTCTCTGTGCCCAGCGTCCGTCGTCGATGGCGTGATACGGCTGCATGGACGACAGGACGCCCAGACGGGCAAATCGTGGAATATCGGCGGCCAGCAGATGTTGGGCGTGCTCAATCCGGAACCGGCGATCCCTGGGACCGTTCTCTTTCACGATTTCTTCAAAATAATCAAGGAGGAGATGATTGGCCTTGTCTCCAATGGCATGGACCGAGCACTGGAGCCCGGCCTGATCGGCGCCCTGGATGTTCCGCTTCAGCTTTCCTTCTGGGATGTTGTCGTCGGCCATCAGGCCTGTCGTGTGGGGGGCGTCGTCATATGGCTCAAAGAAGAGGGCGGTCGTCGAGCCAAGGGAACCATCCATGAACGCCTTGATTCCACCCAGCCTCAGCCACTCGTCCCCGATCCCCTGTCGTTTCACGACTTCGGCCTGGCGTTCCCACTGGCTCATGGGGGTGCAGGCGTTGATACGAACCGTCAATCGGTCCGCATTTCGGAATCGTTGATACAGTTCGTAATCACTCCAGGGGGTGATGTCCTGAACGGATGTGACCCCGACGCGCGCCGCCTCACCCAAAGCGGCTTTCAATGCCTCTTCCCTTTCTGCTTCTGTCGGCTGAGGAATCAGCGGCCAGACCAGACCCATGGCAGCGTCTTTCAGGAGGCCCGTCGGCTCTCCGGTCTTTGGATCGCGGACAATCATTCCTCCGGGCGGATCCCTGGTCTCTTTGGTGATCTTCGCCCTGCGGAGCACCACGCTGTTGGCGAGGGCCATGTGGGCATCGAGCCGGCCCACGAAAACAGGATCATTCGGCGTGAACGGATCGATCAGTTCCTTCGTGGGGAGCGGGGCCCCCCGCCACAATTCGTGATCCCAGTCGCCTCCCGTAATCCAACGTCCCTCACCCAGTTTCTCAGCCTTCTGCTTGATCCTGAGCGCAAACTCTTTGGGAGTACTTGCATCCCGCAGGTCAACTGACAGGAGCTGAAATCCTCCCGTCATGAAATGCGTATGGTCATCAATGAATCCCGGCAAGGCAAGCCGTCCCTGGAGGTCGATGAATGGGGTCCCCGGCCCCGCCAGCTTCTTGACCTCCTCGTTTGACCCGACCGCGGTGATGCGCCCCTTGAGCGACGCCAGGGCCTCAGCCCATGGCTGTGAACGATCCCCGGTCCACAGACGGCCGTTGAGCAACACCAGGTCAGCGAGAGGCGGATTTTGGGCCAAGTCTTCTGCCACAAGTTTCGACACGAACGGGATTATATCAGTCTGCTTGCTATTATCGACCGTAAAGACGATGAGGATATACTCGATGCCATTGGGCAACCGGATGTAAGCAGCATCGTGTCTCGTCGTCGAGGTCCATCCCGACTGGAACGGGTCAAATGTCATTTTAACTCTCAACGAACCAGGTCGTTCGAAATCGTGGACAGGAAGAAGCCCCAGGTCGCGCGACGCCTGCCTTGAGTCACTTCGTTCCTCAAAGCAAAATTTCCCTACAATTTTTGTTCAAGATACCTTACATTTAACTCTTCGGCCCGCCCTGACGATCGAACCCGTAGACGCGCGGCTGGTGTTCATCGGCCAGGGCAGGGATTCACTCGAATTCAGGCTTTACCATGTTGGCTCCGGCATTTTGACCTTGTTCAACCACATCCATCGCGAGGCTCCCTTTCATGAAACTTCACCATGTTGTCGAATCCCAGCAGTTCAGCCTGCCCTTGCTCCAGGAATTATTTGAATCGACGCGGCGCATGGAAAAGGTCGTGGCCCGAGGCGGCACAAACGACTACACCGGAAAGATTATGGCTTCCCTCTTCTATGAACCCTCCACCCGCACCCGGTTCTCCTTTGAAGCGGCGATGATCCGGCTGGGCGGACGGTGCATCTCCACCGAAAACGCCCGCGAGTTTTCCTCCATCGCGAAAGGCGAGACCCTGGAGGATTCCATACGGGTCATCAATGGCTACGCCGATGTGATTGTCATGCGGCACAATGAGGTCGGGGCCGCCAAACGCGCAGCGGCGATTTCACAGATCCCGGTGATTAATGCCGGGGACGGCATCGGTCAACACCCCACGCAAGCCTTGCTCGATCTGTACACCATCGAGAAGGAGTTGGGCAACGTCGATGGGCTGAAGATTGCCATGGTGGGCGATTTGGCCCAGGGTCGGACGGTACGGTCGCTGACGTATCTACTGAGTAAATTTGCCCGGGTAAAGATCTACTTTGTGGCCCCCGAG
Coding sequences within:
- a CDS encoding amidohydrolase; translated protein: MTFDPFQSGWTSTTRHDAAYIRLPNGIEYILIVFTVDNSKQTDIIPFVSKLVAEDLAQNPPLADLVLLNGRLWTGDRSQPWAEALASLKGRITAVGSNEEVKKLAGPGTPFIDLQGRLALPGFIDDHTHFMTGGFQLLSVDLRDASTPKEFALRIKQKAEKLGEGRWITGGDWDHELWRGAPLPTKELIDPFTPNDPVFVGRLDAHMALANSVVLRRAKITKETRDPPGGMIVRDPKTGEPTGLLKDAAMGLVWPLIPQPTEAEREEALKAALGEAARVGVTSVQDITPWSDYELYQRFRNADRLTVRINACTPMSQWERQAEVVKRQGIGDEWLRLGGIKAFMDGSLGSTTALFFEPYDDAPHTTGLMADDNIPEGKLKRNIQGADQAGLQCSVHAIGDKANHLLLDYFEEIVKENGPRDRRFRIEHAQHLLAADIPRFARLGVLSSMQPYHAIDDGRWAQRRLGRSRLRTSYAFRSLLDAGASLTFGSDWNVAPLSPIQGIFAAVTRETIDGKNPHGWIPEERITVEDAVRAYTMTAAYAGFEEREKGTLEPGKLADVVVLSQDIFRTSSHAISKTEVTHTIVGGKVVFSQ
- the pyrB gene encoding aspartate carbamoyltransferase, yielding MKLHHVVESQQFSLPLLQELFESTRRMEKVVARGGTNDYTGKIMASLFYEPSTRTRFSFEAAMIRLGGRCISTENAREFSSIAKGETLEDSIRVINGYADVIVMRHNEVGAAKRAAAISQIPVINAGDGIGQHPTQALLDLYTIEKELGNVDGLKIAMVGDLAQGRTVRSLTYLLSKFARVKIYFVAPEALKMKEDILQHLKEHNVWYAEETDLAKVASEVDVVYQTRIQKERFGDRIEDYEKSKGVYIIDTTLLSLMKARSIVMHPLPRVGEITTDVDSDQRAAYFRQAQNGLFVRMALLGMVLG